A genomic window from Enterobacteriaceae endosymbiont of Macroplea appendiculata includes:
- the ybeY gene encoding rRNA maturation RNase YbeY, with amino-acid sequence MQKIILHYYHYHKCNAFIPCKSMLYHWLSIILPYFIKKPIEITICIVNKKHIKMLNYQFLKINKTTNVLSFPSKVYKNNILFLGEIILCPDIIYQETIQYHKQIIAHYAHLIIHSILHLFTFDHDNEYNTTVMIKQEINLLHILGYTNPYIK; translated from the coding sequence ATGCAAAAAATCATTTTACATTATTACCATTACCATAAATGTAATGCTTTTATACCATGTAAAAGCATGCTATACCATTGGTTAAGTATTATTTTACCTTATTTTATAAAAAAACCTATTGAAATCACAATATGTATTGTTAATAAAAAACATATAAAAATGTTAAATTATCAATTTCTAAAGATAAATAAAACTACAAATGTTTTAAGTTTCCCTAGTAAAGTATATAAAAACAACATACTATTTTTAGGAGAAATTATATTATGCCCAGATATAATATATCAAGAAACAATACAATATCATAAACAAATTATAGCACATTATGCACATTTAATAATTCATAGTATATTACATTTATTTACATTTGACCATGACAATGAATATAATACTACTGTCATGATAAAGCAAGAAATTAATCTTTTACATATTTTAGGATATACAAATCCTTATATAAAATAA
- the mrdA gene encoding penicillin-binding protein 2: MKFNKYIFQSYKELHYKTFLNRILLACSISILLVIILIYNLYYLQITLFQKYNIASQNNYSKLVKIIPSRGFIYDRNNIPLAINQAYYQLIIIPRNITNIQNTTFVLKKILNITINIDDINNFKKKNRNNDTIPIVLMKNLNEKQIAIFVANKYRLPGVYLQAYMKRLYPFGSLFAHTVGYVTRMSAENNINNIDTDYHVHNIPFVGKIGIEQYYENILHGKIGYKKNIMNNKGHIIYQNIIQHAHNGNDIYLTLDVKLQKYITSLISNYRIAIIISNPQNGDVLALISNPTFNPNIFSHNITQKQFNILKNNPHKPLLNRVTQGIYPPASTVKPYLAIAALTEGIINQHTIIFDPGWWKIPVQHQLFKDWKRYGHGYINIIHALAESSDVFFYKIAYNMGIDKIFYWMSKFGFGRKTDIDLNNEMPGNLPNKYVETKKRNVQWHTGDTISVGIGQSYWNATPIQMNKMLTILINNGVLKKLHILQSLKINNNKCFIKPKPIKIINNINQQFWYLVKQGMCKVAHTRHGTMYIYFRGAKYKIAAKTGTAQVYNLKNKHINNMQRLQNKLSDHKLIIAFAPINNPTVAISIVIENHNNREIILGHLIRKIFDYIFQHHKDFNI, encoded by the coding sequence ATGAAATTTAATAAATATATATTTCAAAGTTATAAAGAATTACATTACAAAACATTCTTAAATAGAATATTACTAGCATGTAGTATTTCTATATTATTAGTAATCATATTAATATATAATTTATATTATTTACAAATAACATTATTTCAAAAATATAATATAGCTTCACAAAATAATTATAGCAAATTAGTAAAGATTATTCCTAGCAGAGGTTTTATTTATGATAGGAATAATATTCCTTTAGCTATTAATCAAGCATATTATCAATTAATAATTATTCCAAGAAATATAACTAATATTCAAAATACAACATTTGTTTTAAAAAAAATATTGAATATTACGATTAATATCGATGATATTAACAATTTTAAAAAAAAAAATAGAAATAACGATACTATTCCTATAGTTTTAATGAAAAATTTAAATGAAAAACAGATAGCAATTTTTGTAGCTAATAAATACAGATTACCTGGAGTATATTTACAAGCATATATGAAACGTTTGTATCCTTTTGGGTCATTATTTGCGCATACGGTAGGTTATGTAACACGAATGTCTGCAGAAAATAATATTAATAACATTGATACAGATTATCATGTTCATAACATACCTTTTGTAGGGAAAATTGGTATAGAACAATATTATGAAAATATTTTACATGGTAAAATAGGTTATAAAAAAAATATTATGAATAATAAAGGACATATTATATATCAAAATATTATTCAACATGCTCATAATGGTAATGATATTTATCTTACGTTAGACGTTAAATTACAAAAATATATTACATCATTAATATCTAATTATCGTATAGCGATAATTATTAGTAATCCCCAAAATGGGGATGTGTTAGCATTAATTTCTAATCCAACTTTTAATCCTAATATTTTTAGTCATAACATTACACAAAAACAATTTAATATTCTAAAAAATAATCCTCATAAACCCTTACTTAATAGAGTAACACAAGGAATATATCCTCCAGCATCTACAGTAAAACCTTATTTAGCTATAGCTGCATTGACTGAAGGTATTATTAATCAACATACTATTATTTTTGATCCAGGATGGTGGAAAATACCTGTACAACATCAATTATTTAAAGATTGGAAACGTTATGGACATGGATATATCAATATTATTCATGCTTTAGCAGAATCTTCTGATGTTTTTTTCTATAAAATTGCTTATAATATGGGTATTGATAAAATATTTTATTGGATGTCTAAATTTGGTTTTGGACGTAAAACTGATATTGATTTAAATAATGAAATGCCTGGTAATTTACCAAATAAATATGTAGAAACAAAAAAAAGGAATGTTCAATGGCATACAGGTGATACAATTTCTGTAGGTATTGGACAAAGTTATTGGAATGCTACTCCAATACAAATGAATAAAATGCTTACCATACTCATTAATAATGGTGTTTTAAAAAAACTGCATATTTTACAATCTCTTAAAATTAATAACAATAAATGTTTTATAAAACCAAAACCTATAAAAATTATTAATAATATCAATCAACAATTCTGGTATCTTGTTAAACAAGGAATGTGTAAAGTAGCACATACACGTCATGGAACAATGTATATATATTTTAGAGGTGCAAAATATAAAATAGCTGCTAAAACAGGAACAGCACAGGTTTATAATTTAAAAAATAAACATATTAACAATATGCAAAGATTACAAAATAAATTAAGTGATCATAAATTAATTATTGCTTTTGCTCCTATAAATAATCCCACAGTTGCAATTTCTATTGTCATAGAAAATCACAATAATCGCGAAATCATTCTAGGACATTTAATTAGAAAAATTTTTGACTATATTTTTCAACATCATAAAGATTTTAACATTTAA
- a CDS encoding class I tRNA ligase family protein, translating into MEKEYYPHIVEQYVQKQWEKHNTFHVNIDYNKKKFYCLSMLPYPSGNLHMGHVRNYTISDVIARYHRMLGENVLHPIGWDAFGLPAEIAAINHKISPDIWTKQNIKYMKQQLKFLGFSFDWNREITTCNDQYYRWEQLLFLKLYKLGLVYKKNTIVNWCPNDKTVLANEQVYKNTCWRCGNTIESKQMLQWFLKITNYAEELLYGLSKLNGWPKQVKRMQQNWIGKKEGIEINYKVYKTNTILKIFIQKKQYMHNISFIKLSLRHDFCKKISVHNVTVKKFLDMYIYQTSLKDNTLSFIHSNLFVIDHLNNKIPIIIVNIMPHNIMASIGTPLYNSEDYVIAHKYNLITYTENNINHLLHSSDIKSNLKPLFCQQKTFYSLNDWCISRQRLWGTPIPVITLTNGEIIPLKEQDLPIKFPKYLFDQYKKFDYNQKKIINLTWFNYNYNGQYAKREIDTFDTFIESSWYYARYTCPNYNKGILNADDIKYWLPVNQYIGGIEHATMHLIYLRFFHKLMRDLGLVYNDEPVKNLLCQGMVLSDAFYYIDSNHNKKWVSYKNVHVKYDDNNLNKIFIDNKNRILTRHKMIKMSKSKKNGIDPNSIIKKYGADTLRLFLMFAAPPTISLEWRASGINGMLKFLKKLWCFIYQYRLLPYNISISVNITQLSNNYNQKQFELHNIINKTIQQVSNDIHERQIFNTAISSIMSLVNYIMKYNINNLIDYNIVYYALNIILKLLYPFAPHFSYVLLEYFGNKNIDFLQWPKLFPIHNNQFTVSFNLVIQINGKKKYVTTIPIVDANNKKKIKQIVYKNNKISKHLEKIKIIKTIYIYKKIFNIVTLK; encoded by the coding sequence ATGGAAAAAGAATACTATCCACATATTGTGGAACAATATGTACAAAAACAATGGGAAAAACATAATACTTTTCATGTAAATATTGATTATAATAAAAAAAAATTTTATTGCTTATCCATGTTACCTTACCCTTCTGGTAATTTACATATGGGCCATGTACGTAATTATACTATTAGTGATGTTATTGCTCGTTATCATCGTATGTTAGGTGAAAATGTTTTACATCCCATAGGATGGGATGCTTTTGGATTACCAGCGGAAATTGCAGCAATAAATCACAAGATATCTCCTGATATATGGACAAAACAAAATATTAAATACATGAAACAACAATTAAAATTTTTAGGTTTTAGTTTTGATTGGAATCGTGAAATTACTACATGTAACGATCAGTATTATCGTTGGGAACAATTATTATTTTTAAAATTATATAAATTAGGTCTTGTATATAAAAAAAACACAATAGTAAATTGGTGTCCAAATGATAAAACAGTATTAGCTAATGAACAAGTTTATAAAAATACTTGTTGGCGTTGTGGTAATACAATAGAATCAAAACAAATGTTACAATGGTTTTTAAAAATTACTAATTATGCTGAAGAATTACTATATGGTTTAAGTAAATTAAATGGTTGGCCTAAACAAGTCAAACGCATGCAACAAAATTGGATAGGAAAAAAAGAAGGTATAGAGATTAATTATAAAGTATATAAAACTAATACCATACTAAAAATTTTTATACAAAAAAAACAATATATGCATAATATTAGTTTTATAAAATTATCATTACGACATGATTTTTGTAAAAAAATATCTGTACATAATGTAACAGTAAAAAAATTTCTCGATATGTATATTTATCAAACATCATTAAAAGATAATACATTATCTTTTATTCATAGTAATTTGTTTGTTATAGATCATTTAAATAATAAAATTCCTATTATTATAGTTAATATTATGCCACATAATATTATGGCAAGTATTGGTACACCTTTATATAATTCTGAAGATTATGTTATTGCACATAAATATAATTTAATAACATATACAGAAAATAATATTAATCATTTATTACATTCTAGTGATATAAAATCCAATCTAAAACCATTATTTTGTCAACAAAAAACATTTTATTCTTTAAATGATTGGTGTATTTCTAGACAACGTTTATGGGGTACACCCATACCAGTTATTACATTAACTAATGGTGAGATTATCCCTTTAAAAGAACAGGATTTACCAATAAAATTTCCTAAATATTTATTCGATCAATATAAAAAATTTGATTATAATCAAAAAAAAATTATAAATCTTACATGGTTTAATTATAATTATAATGGTCAATATGCTAAAAGAGAAATAGATACTTTTGATACTTTTATCGAATCTTCTTGGTATTATGCAAGATATACTTGTCCAAATTATAATAAAGGAATATTGAATGCTGATGATATTAAATACTGGTTACCAGTCAATCAATATATTGGTGGGATAGAACATGCTACGATGCATTTAATTTATTTACGTTTTTTTCATAAATTAATGCGAGATTTAGGTTTAGTATATAATGATGAACCTGTAAAAAATTTATTATGTCAAGGAATGGTTTTATCAGATGCTTTTTATTATATTGATAGTAATCATAATAAAAAATGGGTTAGTTATAAAAATGTACATGTAAAATATGATGATAATAATCTAAATAAAATTTTTATAGATAATAAAAACAGAATACTAACAAGACATAAAATGATAAAAATGTCTAAGTCAAAAAAAAATGGGATTGACCCTAATAGTATTATTAAAAAATATGGCGCAGATACTTTACGTTTGTTTTTAATGTTCGCGGCACCACCAACAATATCATTAGAATGGCGAGCATCAGGAATAAATGGGATGTTAAAGTTTTTAAAAAAATTATGGTGTTTTATTTACCAATATCGGTTATTACCATATAACATTAGTATTTCTGTAAATATTACACAATTATCTAATAATTATAATCAAAAACAATTTGAATTACATAATATAATCAATAAGACAATACAACAAGTATCTAATGATATACATGAACGTCAAATATTTAATACAGCAATATCCTCTATTATGTCTTTAGTAAATTATATAATGAAATATAACATAAATAATTTAATAGATTATAATATAGTATATTATGCATTAAATATAATTTTAAAATTATTATATCCCTTTGCCCCGCATTTTAGTTATGTTTTATTAGAATATTTTGGTAATAAAAATATTGATTTTTTACAATGGCCAAAATTATTTCCTATACATAATAACCAATTTACTGTTTCATTTAATTTAGTAATTCAAATTAATGGAAAAAAAAAGTATGTTACAACTATTCCAATAGTAGATGCAAATAATAAAAAAAAAATTAAACAAATCGTATATAAAAATAATAAAATTTCAAAACATCTTGAAAAAATAAAAATTATAAAAACTATATATATATATAAAAAAATATTTAATATCGTTACTTTAAAATAA
- the glnS gene encoding glutamine--tRNA ligase: protein MNNYHNYKKNFIFQIIKNDMKNKKYNLIHTRFPPEPNGYLHIGHLKSICLNFFIAEYFQGKCNLRIDDTNPSKENMKYVEQIKQDLIWLGFKWFNNIKYTSDYFDNIYQYAIELIKKNLAYVDELNAYDITKYRGTLSNPGIDSPYRNRSIQENLFLFHKMFLGYFKEGDVSLRAKINMQSNVIIMRDPVLYRIKYITHYKTGNKWCIYPTYDFAHCISDALEGITHSLCTLEFQDNRILYNWILQNINIKNKPQQYEFSKLNIEYALLTKRKINILLQNKIINSWDDPRLFTISGLRRRGYTSSALRNFCYSVGVTKQNNLIEIAYLESYIRNELNQNAVRRMAVLRPLKLIIVNFPENIQYIKLTAPNHPNDVSKGYRDIFFTKEIYIDKTDFLEHDKKNSKKLILGHEIRLRYAYVIKAVKVLKDTYNNIICVYCNYDMPTLGTKLNKSRGVKGVIHWISTSYAIKAYFYIYDYLFTQKNINCLKDILSVIKKKTLIQYYGFIEQNILYDLKFTKHFQFEREGYFFLDIKNKKHKIIFNRITTLKK from the coding sequence ATGAATAATTATCATAATTATAAAAAAAATTTTATTTTTCAAATAATAAAAAATGATATGAAAAATAAGAAATATAATTTAATACATACACGATTTCCTCCTGAACCTAATGGTTATTTACATATTGGACATTTAAAATCTATATGCTTAAATTTTTTTATTGCTGAATATTTTCAAGGTAAATGTAATTTAAGAATTGATGATACTAATCCTTCTAAAGAAAATATGAAATATGTTGAACAAATTAAACAAGATTTAATTTGGTTAGGGTTTAAGTGGTTTAATAATATTAAATATACATCAGATTATTTTGATAATATTTATCAATATGCCATAGAACTAATTAAAAAAAACTTAGCATATGTTGATGAATTAAATGCATATGATATTACTAAGTATCGGGGCACATTATCTAATCCTGGAATTGATAGTCCATATAGAAATCGTAGTATTCAAGAAAATTTATTTTTATTTCATAAAATGTTTTTAGGATATTTTAAAGAAGGTGATGTATCTTTAAGAGCTAAAATTAATATGCAATCCAATGTAATTATTATGAGAGATCCAGTATTATATCGTATTAAATATATTACACATTATAAAACAGGTAATAAATGGTGTATATATCCTACATATGATTTTGCTCATTGTATATCTGATGCGTTAGAAGGTATTACACATTCTTTATGTACATTAGAGTTTCAAGATAATCGTATATTATATAATTGGATATTACAAAATATTAATATCAAAAATAAACCTCAACAATATGAATTTTCTAAATTAAATATAGAATATGCTCTTCTTACAAAAAGAAAGATCAATATTTTATTACAAAATAAAATTATTAATAGTTGGGACGATCCGCGTTTATTTACTATTTCTGGATTACGGAGAAGAGGTTATACATCTTCTGCATTAAGAAATTTTTGTTATAGTGTAGGTGTGACAAAACAAAATAATTTAATAGAAATTGCATATTTAGAATCATATATACGTAATGAATTAAATCAAAATGCTGTGAGAAGGATGGCAGTTTTACGTCCATTAAAACTTATTATAGTTAATTTTCCTGAAAATATTCAATATATTAAATTAACTGCTCCTAACCATCCAAATGATGTATCTAAAGGTTATCGAGATATTTTTTTTACAAAAGAAATTTATATAGATAAAACAGATTTTTTAGAACATGATAAAAAAAATAGTAAAAAACTTATTTTAGGTCATGAAATACGTTTGAGATATGCTTATGTTATTAAAGCAGTAAAAGTTCTAAAAGACACGTATAATAATATTATTTGTGTATATTGTAATTATGATATGCCTACTTTAGGGACTAAACTTAATAAATCAAGAGGTGTAAAAGGTGTTATACATTGGATTTCTACATCTTATGCAATTAAAGCATATTTTTATATATATGATTATTTATTTACACAAAAAAATATTAATTGCCTGAAAGATATTTTATCAGTTATTAAAAAAAAAACCTTAATACAATATTATGGTTTTATTGAACAAAATATATTATATGATTTAAAATTTACTAAACATTTTCAGTTTGAAAGAGAAGGATATTTTTTTTTAGATATAAAAAATAAAAAGCATAAAATAATATTTAATAGGATTACAACATTAAAAAAATAA
- the miaB gene encoding tRNA (N6-isopentenyl adenosine(37)-C2)-methylthiotransferase MiaB: MSRNKVYIKTWGCQMNTYDSTKLSHYINKELNFAIVTIAKHANIFILNTCSIREKAQEKLFHQLGRWKIFKQNNPNIIICVGGCVAAQEGEKIFKRASYVDIIFGPQTIHRLPKMIQDVYNFKKKLIDISFPKTEKFNYLPVIKTTQHTSYVTIIEGCNKYCTYCIVPFTRGKEISRPYKDILLEIQQLIIQGIKEIHLLGQNVNSYKYIDIDNNIITFDKLLIMISNIKGIYRIRYTTSNPQDFTQGLINVYGKIPQLVNFLHLPVQSGSEKILSLMKRRYSLTQYKNIIYQLKKIRPNIHISSDFIVGFPGETQEDFNQTIQLILDMDIDMSYSFIYSARPGTIASKMVDNVSLQEKKRRLYILQDYIQQQTKKFSSYMLHSIQTVLVEGISKHNQFFFGKTENNRIVFFKSTYNCVGKIVKVYINNFYLYTLYATFVSMH; the protein is encoded by the coding sequence ATGTCACGCAATAAAGTATATATTAAAACTTGGGGTTGTCAAATGAATACATATGATTCTACCAAGTTATCACATTACATCAACAAAGAATTAAATTTTGCTATTGTAACAATAGCAAAACATGCTAACATATTTATATTAAATACATGTTCTATTAGAGAAAAAGCTCAAGAAAAGTTATTTCATCAATTAGGTAGATGGAAAATTTTTAAACAAAATAATCCTAATATTATTATATGTGTTGGTGGTTGTGTGGCTGCACAAGAAGGTGAGAAAATTTTTAAAAGAGCAAGTTATGTAGATATTATTTTTGGACCTCAAACAATACATAGATTACCAAAAATGATACAAGATGTATATAATTTTAAAAAAAAATTAATTGATATTAGTTTTCCTAAAACTGAAAAATTTAATTATTTACCAGTTATTAAAACTACTCAACATACTTCTTATGTTACTATTATTGAAGGATGTAATAAATATTGTACGTATTGCATTGTACCTTTTACAAGAGGTAAAGAAATTAGTAGACCATATAAAGATATATTATTAGAAATACAACAATTAATTATTCAAGGTATCAAAGAAATACATTTATTAGGACAAAATGTTAATTCTTATAAATATATAGATATTGATAATAATATTATTACCTTTGATAAGTTATTAATTATGATTTCAAATATTAAAGGTATCTATAGAATTAGATATACTACTAGCAATCCTCAAGATTTTACTCAAGGTTTAATTAATGTATATGGTAAAATACCACAGTTAGTAAATTTTTTGCATCTTCCCGTACAAAGTGGTTCAGAAAAAATTCTATCTTTAATGAAACGAAGATATTCTTTAACACAATATAAAAATATTATATACCAACTAAAAAAAATAAGACCTAATATACATATTAGTTCTGATTTTATAGTAGGGTTTCCTGGTGAAACACAAGAAGATTTTAATCAAACTATACAATTAATTCTAGATATGGATATTGATATGAGTTATAGTTTTATATATTCTGCTAGACCTGGTACTATTGCTAGTAAAATGGTAGATAATGTTAGTTTGCAAGAAAAAAAACGCAGATTATATATTTTACAAGATTATATCCAACAACAAACAAAAAAATTTAGTTCATATATGTTACATTCTATACAAACTGTTTTAGTAGAAGGAATATCTAAACATAATCAATTTTTTTTTGGTAAAACAGAAAATAATAGAATTGTTTTTTTTAAAAGTACATATAATTGTGTCGGTAAAATAGTAAAGGTATATATTAATAATTTTTATTTATATACTTTATATGCTACATTTGTTAGCATGCATTAA